From Methylopila sp. M107, a single genomic window includes:
- a CDS encoding N-acetyltransferase, which translates to MTSLPLAILHEQPDDAPAIEKLQERAFGPGRYARTAYRLREGVAPMAELSFVARVGTFLVGSNRMSPIKIGEAQALLLGPLVVDPAFRSRGIGEALLDASLKSAADLGHGLVMLVGDEPYYRRVGFSRIPDGRVSLPGPVDPNRVLWRSLVANAEQAATGPARRGFWALSASA; encoded by the coding sequence ATGACCTCTCTTCCGCTCGCCATCCTCCACGAACAGCCCGACGACGCGCCCGCGATCGAGAAGCTGCAGGAGCGCGCCTTCGGCCCCGGCCGCTACGCCCGCACGGCCTATCGCCTGCGCGAGGGCGTCGCCCCGATGGCGGAGCTGTCCTTCGTGGCGCGGGTGGGCACGTTTCTGGTTGGTTCGAACCGGATGTCGCCCATCAAGATCGGCGAGGCGCAGGCGCTGCTCCTAGGGCCGCTGGTGGTCGATCCGGCGTTCCGCAGCCGCGGAATCGGCGAGGCCCTGCTCGACGCCTCGCTCAAGTCCGCCGCTGACCTCGGCCACGGCCTCGTCATGCTGGTGGGCGACGAGCCCTATTATCGGCGCGTCGGCTTCTCGCGGATTCCGGACGGGCGGGTGAGCCTGCCAGGCCCTGTCGATCCGAACCGGGTCCTGTGGCGGTCGCTGGTCGCCAACGCCGAGCAGGCCGCGACAGGGCCGGCGCGGCGCGGGTTCTGGGCGCTCAGCGCGTCCGCGTGA
- a CDS encoding hydantoinase B/oxoprolinase family protein: MTETRWQFWIDRGGTFTDVIGRAPNGTLHVRKLLSENPEAYRDAAVAGVRAALGLKANEPVPSEKIGAVKMGTTVATNALLERKGERTALLITRGLKDQLKIGYQARPKLFAKKIEKPEPLYDRVVEIDERVLSDGTVERAPDLAEVSGQLEALKRDGFRSLAIVFMHAYAYPQHEKAVGGLAREMGFEQVSISHEVSGLPKIVGRGDTAVVDAYLSPVLARYVAQVRDELNLSEKDAGRLMFMTSAGGLTSAGLFQGKDAILSGPAGGVVAMAATAKAAGFDKVIGFDMGGTSTDVAHFDGAFERSFETVVAGARMRAPMMRIHTVAAGGGSILHFDNGRYRVGPDSAGAAPGPACYRNGGPLTVTDANVMVGKLSPDLFPKIFGPGQDLPLDADVVREKFEALAREIGDGRSAREVADGFIAVAVANMAEAIKTISVARGYDVTKYALNCFGGAGGQHAALVADALGIDTVLVHPLSGLLSAYGMGLADIRAERTASLRLTLRDAAQAIVETAQKLAAEAMDELARQEVFDAETEVRLHIRYDGTDATLEVPIALLSPSPLWGGXXGGGGSEGTAETAAARRPTSEPLSAPPPPLTPPHKGEGNSETVDLDSIASDFAEQHKARFGFVDEARGLIVEAVEVECFGGGSGLDEPEQDEPTAPLPSPERKVEIFANGKSREAAVYRRDQLGAGHAVDGPALIVEPNQTIVVEDGWRASLTTQDHLVLTRSRPREARKAIGAAADPVMLEIFNNLFMSIAEQMGLVLQNTASSVNIKERLDFSCAVFAPNGALVANAPHMPVHLGSMDRSVEAVLKRAGDRLKPRSVYVLNAPYDGGTHLPDITVVTPVFDEAGTKLLFLVASRGHHADIGGISPGSMSPRATTIEEEGVTIDVMPLVEDGRFLEAEIRNVLGGARYPARNPDQNVADLKAQVAANAKGVQELSRMIASFGLDVVQAYMGHVQDNAAESVARLIATLDDAEFAYEMDQGTVIRVKITIDKAARRAKVDFTGTSEQQKTNFNAPEPVTRAAVLYCFRVMVDDDIPMNAGCLRPIDIVVPDGTMLSPKSPAAVVAGNVETSQAVVDALFGALNAMAAAQGTMNNLTFGDARRQYYETICSGSSAGPGFDGTDAVHTHMTNSRLTDPEILEQRYPVVLEEFSIREGSGGRGKWSAGDGVRRVIRFLEPMDCAVLSGHRKIPPFGVDGGEDGETGKNFVRRTKGGLEELGGCDQISVDAGDAIIIETPTGGGWGRPKEASSA, translated from the coding sequence ATGACCGAAACTCGCTGGCAGTTCTGGATCGACCGTGGCGGCACCTTCACGGACGTGATCGGTCGCGCGCCGAACGGGACGCTGCATGTGAGGAAGCTGCTGTCGGAAAACCCCGAGGCCTACCGGGACGCCGCGGTCGCCGGCGTGCGGGCCGCTCTCGGGCTGAAGGCGAACGAGCCCGTGCCATCCGAAAAGATCGGCGCGGTGAAGATGGGAACGACCGTCGCCACCAACGCGCTATTGGAGCGCAAGGGCGAGCGCACCGCGCTGCTGATCACCAGGGGGCTGAAGGACCAGCTCAAGATCGGATATCAGGCCCGCCCGAAACTGTTCGCGAAGAAGATCGAAAAACCCGAGCCGCTCTACGACCGCGTGGTCGAGATCGACGAGCGCGTGCTGAGCGACGGGACGGTCGAGCGGGCGCCCGACCTCGCCGAGGTGAGCGGCCAGCTCGAAGCGCTGAAGCGCGACGGTTTTCGGTCGCTCGCCATCGTCTTCATGCACGCCTACGCCTATCCCCAGCACGAGAAGGCCGTCGGCGGCCTCGCCCGCGAGATGGGGTTCGAGCAGGTCTCGATCAGCCACGAGGTTTCGGGCCTGCCAAAAATCGTCGGGCGCGGCGACACCGCCGTCGTCGACGCCTATCTCAGCCCGGTGCTCGCGCGTTACGTCGCGCAGGTGCGGGACGAGCTGAACCTGTCCGAGAAAGACGCCGGGCGGCTGATGTTCATGACGTCGGCCGGCGGGCTGACCTCGGCGGGCCTGTTCCAGGGCAAGGACGCGATACTGTCCGGCCCCGCGGGCGGCGTCGTGGCGATGGCGGCGACCGCGAAGGCCGCCGGCTTCGACAAGGTCATCGGCTTCGACATGGGCGGCACCTCGACAGACGTCGCGCATTTCGACGGCGCGTTCGAGCGCTCGTTCGAGACGGTGGTGGCCGGCGCCCGCATGCGCGCGCCGATGATGCGCATCCACACGGTGGCGGCCGGCGGCGGCTCGATCCTGCATTTCGACAATGGCCGTTATCGCGTCGGCCCGGATTCCGCCGGCGCCGCGCCCGGACCCGCCTGCTACCGGAACGGCGGGCCGCTCACCGTCACCGACGCCAATGTGATGGTCGGCAAGCTGTCGCCGGACCTGTTCCCGAAAATCTTCGGGCCCGGCCAGGACCTGCCGCTCGACGCTGACGTGGTGCGCGAAAAGTTCGAGGCGCTGGCGCGGGAGATCGGCGACGGACGGAGCGCACGCGAAGTCGCCGACGGCTTCATCGCAGTCGCGGTCGCCAACATGGCCGAGGCGATCAAGACCATCTCGGTCGCGCGCGGCTACGACGTCACGAAATATGCGCTGAACTGTTTTGGGGGCGCGGGCGGACAGCATGCGGCGCTTGTCGCGGACGCGCTCGGGATCGACACGGTCCTCGTCCATCCGCTTTCGGGCCTGCTGTCGGCTTACGGCATGGGGCTCGCGGACATCCGCGCGGAGCGCACCGCGAGTTTAAGGTTAACGCTTCGTGACGCGGCGCAAGCCATTGTGGAGACGGCGCAAAAGCTCGCCGCTGAAGCGATGGACGAGCTCGCGCGCCAGGAGGTTTTCGACGCTGAGACAGAGGTGCGCCTGCATATCCGCTACGACGGCACGGATGCGACGCTGGAGGTGCCGATTGCGCTACTGTCCCCCTCCCCCTTGTGGGGAGGGGNNNGGGGNGGGGGNGGTTCAGAAGGGACCGCCGAGACCGCCGCCGCTCGACGCCCGACGTCCGAGCCTCTTTCGGCGCCACCCCCACCCCTAACCCCTCCCCACAAGGGGGAGGGGAACAGCGAAACCGTCGACCTCGACAGCATCGCCAGCGACTTCGCCGAGCAGCACAAGGCGCGCTTCGGCTTCGTCGACGAGGCGCGCGGGCTTATCGTCGAGGCGGTGGAGGTCGAGTGTTTTGGCGGCGGATCGGGCCTCGACGAGCCGGAACAGGACGAGCCGACCGCCCCCCTGCCCTCCCCCGAGCGAAAGGTCGAAATTTTCGCCAACGGCAAGTCGCGCGAAGCCGCCGTCTATCGCCGCGACCAACTTGGCGCCGGCCATGCCGTCGACGGTCCGGCGCTGATCGTCGAGCCCAACCAGACGATCGTCGTCGAGGACGGCTGGCGTGCGTCGCTCACGACCCAGGACCATCTGGTCCTCACCCGCTCCCGCCCACGCGAAGCGCGCAAGGCGATCGGCGCCGCAGCCGACCCGGTGATGCTGGAGATCTTCAACAACCTGTTCATGTCGATCGCCGAGCAGATGGGGCTGGTGCTTCAGAACACGGCCTCCTCGGTCAACATCAAGGAGCGGCTCGACTTCTCCTGCGCGGTATTTGCGCCCAACGGCGCGCTGGTCGCGAACGCGCCACATATGCCGGTCCACTTGGGGTCGATGGACCGATCGGTCGAGGCCGTTCTGAAGCGCGCGGGCGACAGGCTGAAGCCCCGCTCGGTCTATGTGCTGAACGCGCCCTATGACGGCGGCACGCACCTCCCCGACATCACGGTGGTGACGCCGGTGTTCGACGAGGCGGGGACAAAGCTGCTGTTCCTCGTCGCCAGCCGCGGCCATCACGCCGACATCGGCGGAATCTCGCCGGGCTCGATGTCGCCGCGCGCCACGACCATCGAGGAGGAAGGCGTCACGATCGACGTCATGCCGCTGGTCGAGGACGGACGCTTTCTTGAGGCGGAAATCCGGAATGTGCTGGGCGGCGCCAGATATCCGGCGCGCAATCCGGACCAGAACGTCGCGGACCTGAAGGCGCAAGTCGCGGCCAACGCCAAGGGCGTCCAGGAACTGTCGAGAATGATCGCGAGCTTCGGGCTCGACGTGGTGCAGGCGTATATGGGCCATGTTCAGGACAACGCAGCTGAGAGCGTCGCTCGCCTGATCGCAACGCTCGACGACGCCGAGTTCGCCTATGAGATGGATCAGGGCACGGTGATCCGCGTGAAGATCACGATCGACAAGGCTGCGCGCCGTGCGAAGGTCGATTTCACCGGGACGAGCGAACAGCAGAAGACCAACTTCAACGCCCCGGAACCGGTGACGCGGGCGGCGGTGCTCTACTGCTTCCGCGTGATGGTCGACGATGACATACCGATGAACGCCGGATGCCTCCGGCCGATCGACATCGTCGTGCCGGACGGGACGATGCTGAGCCCGAAATCGCCGGCCGCCGTGGTCGCCGGCAATGTCGAGACAAGCCAGGCGGTGGTCGACGCGCTGTTCGGCGCGCTGAACGCAATGGCTGCCGCGCAGGGCACCATGAACAACCTGACCTTCGGCGACGCCCGCCGGCAATATTACGAGACGATCTGCTCCGGATCCTCCGCCGGGCCCGGCTTCGACGGCACGGACGCGGTCCACACCCACATGACGAATTCGCGGCTGACCGACCCGGAGATCCTCGAGCAGCGTTATCCCGTTGTGCTCGAAGAGTTTTCGATCCGGGAAGGCTCCGGCGGACGCGGAAAGTGGTCGGCGGGCGACGGGGTGCGGCGGGTGATCCGCTTCCTCGAGCCGATGGATTGCGCCGTGCTGTCGGGGCACAGAAAAATCCCGCCTTTCGGCGTCGATGGAGGCGAGGATGGCGAGACGGGCAAGAATTTCGTCCGGCGGACGAAAGGCGGGCTGGAAGAACTGGGAGGTTGCGACCAAATCTCGGTCGACGCCGGCGACGCCATCATCATAGAAACGCCGACCGGCGGCGGCTGGGGACGCCCTAAGGAGGCCTCGAGCGCATGA
- a CDS encoding TerB family tellurite resistance protein has product MSFWGKLGGATGGWILGGPLGAVAGVLAGHYLVDREVDHDQVAAEERDQKSLAFTIGVIALSAKMAKADGVVAPVEVAAFRKVFHIEDKDMEEVQGVFDRATYDVAGYESYARQLHDLFQDEPATLEDVLHGLAHIAASDGAMHEAEVTYLTNVAGILALDKASLRRAFGRYVQLPDDDPYEVLGVDPAASDSEVKRRHRALVAENHPDRATARGLPPEAIRIATSKLAVINAAWDAIRSERALA; this is encoded by the coding sequence TTGTCGTTTTGGGGAAAGCTCGGCGGGGCGACCGGAGGGTGGATTCTCGGCGGCCCGCTCGGCGCGGTCGCGGGCGTCCTCGCCGGTCATTATCTCGTCGACCGTGAGGTCGACCACGATCAGGTCGCGGCCGAGGAACGCGACCAGAAGAGCCTCGCCTTCACGATCGGCGTCATCGCGCTTTCGGCCAAGATGGCCAAGGCCGACGGCGTGGTCGCGCCAGTCGAGGTCGCGGCGTTTCGAAAGGTCTTCCACATCGAGGACAAGGACATGGAAGAGGTTCAGGGCGTGTTCGACCGCGCGACCTACGACGTCGCCGGCTACGAATCCTACGCCCGCCAGCTCCACGATCTGTTCCAGGATGAGCCCGCGACGCTCGAGGACGTGCTGCACGGCCTCGCGCACATCGCAGCCTCGGACGGCGCGATGCATGAGGCGGAAGTGACCTACCTCACCAATGTCGCCGGCATTCTGGCGCTCGACAAAGCGAGCCTGCGCCGCGCCTTCGGCCGCTACGTCCAGCTGCCCGACGACGACCCGTACGAGGTGTTGGGCGTCGACCCCGCAGCGTCCGATTCGGAGGTGAAGCGCCGCCACCGCGCGCTGGTCGCCGAGAACCATCCCGATCGCGCCACCGCCCGCGGCCTGCCGCCGGAGGCGATTCGGATCGCGACCTCGAAGCTCGCCGTCATCAACGCCGCCTGGGACGCGATCCGGTCCGAGCGGGCGCTCGCGTGA
- a CDS encoding sugar-transfer associated ATP-grasp domain-containing protein has translation MPATSRSIAASFFASQRAPLLLGGAVTLTALALQIASHQKPWAPHAPIDLSNQLLAAMGLAWSALQLWTWRRDRDLRTGWAAACLGMALLALEDNIDRFAPIHAYPLTGILTTIALSLTGALLIYACARRYAMRRSVMAVMRGALAVQLGAHGLALAAVLTAPLRAHGHLALIDLIGDTGELMSIMGYGFALLLTAFAPLKTYDFPLARLGAKAREIFHDFRIESCARYPTSYPLLQAPILRQFVLLGMAAVYLPRGAASARKDGAGCAPRQLARMVRIALGRGIDPFSFYLLGLYRKDGLEAADASLTRIETKNGLTRAIQHMRAGPGPSTDLNDKLVFWRICEDGDVASAPILALFEARACDVFADREAFDRDLFVKERKGRGGKFTLNFTRTGPFAYRDEAGEALSLNGLFTRLAELSADKKLILQPKLANHRSIASLARDALLVFRVVTCLDERDEPRVTHGVLRVLRRFEPSWPEFPEKEWGAAIDLETGALGPLTGDKAPTCGAWHARHPATGEPVEGRRLEVWAEIAEAAVRAHRQFASKVVVGWDIAMTPEGPMLLEGNANMDYAFIQRCYREPVAASPLGPLLDRQLDRLVARNLAELPAARAPTVLAVTRTR, from the coding sequence ATGCCTGCGACGTCGCGCTCCATCGCCGCCTCGTTCTTTGCCAGCCAGCGCGCGCCGTTGCTGCTCGGCGGCGCGGTCACGCTGACGGCGCTCGCGCTGCAGATCGCGTCGCACCAAAAGCCTTGGGCGCCCCATGCGCCGATCGATCTCTCCAACCAGCTCCTCGCGGCCATGGGCCTCGCATGGTCCGCACTGCAGCTCTGGACATGGCGGCGCGACCGCGACCTCAGGACCGGCTGGGCGGCGGCCTGCCTCGGCATGGCGCTGTTGGCGCTCGAGGACAACATCGATCGCTTCGCGCCGATCCACGCCTATCCGCTGACCGGCATTCTCACGACGATCGCGCTTTCGCTGACCGGAGCGCTGCTGATCTACGCCTGCGCGCGCCGCTATGCGATGCGCCGCTCGGTTATGGCCGTGATGCGCGGAGCGCTCGCGGTGCAGCTTGGCGCACACGGCCTCGCGCTCGCCGCCGTCCTGACCGCGCCGCTGCGCGCGCACGGACATCTGGCGCTGATCGACCTCATCGGAGACACAGGCGAGCTCATGTCCATCATGGGCTACGGCTTCGCCCTGCTGCTGACGGCGTTCGCGCCGCTCAAAACCTACGATTTCCCGCTCGCGCGGCTGGGCGCGAAGGCGCGCGAGATCTTTCACGACTTCCGGATCGAGTCCTGCGCCCGCTACCCGACGAGCTATCCGCTGCTGCAGGCGCCGATCCTCCGGCAGTTCGTTCTGCTTGGAATGGCCGCGGTCTACCTTCCGCGCGGCGCCGCGAGCGCGCGGAAGGACGGCGCCGGCTGTGCGCCGCGCCAGCTCGCCCGGATGGTCCGCATCGCGCTCGGCCGCGGGATCGACCCGTTCAGCTTCTATCTCCTCGGCCTGTACCGGAAGGACGGCCTTGAGGCGGCCGACGCGTCGCTCACGCGCATCGAGACCAAGAACGGACTGACGCGGGCGATCCAGCACATGCGGGCGGGACCGGGCCCGTCGACGGACCTCAACGACAAGCTCGTCTTCTGGCGCATCTGCGAAGACGGCGACGTCGCCTCGGCGCCGATCCTGGCGCTGTTCGAGGCGCGCGCCTGCGACGTCTTCGCCGACAGAGAGGCGTTCGACCGCGACCTGTTCGTCAAGGAACGCAAGGGACGAGGCGGCAAGTTCACGCTGAACTTTACCCGCACCGGCCCGTTCGCCTATCGCGACGAAGCCGGCGAGGCCCTCTCTCTCAACGGCCTGTTTACGCGGCTCGCCGAGCTTTCGGCGGATAAAAAACTGATCCTGCAGCCGAAGCTCGCCAACCATCGGTCGATCGCGAGCCTTGCGCGAGACGCCCTGCTGGTGTTCCGCGTCGTCACTTGCCTCGACGAGCGCGACGAGCCGCGCGTCACCCATGGCGTGCTGCGCGTTCTCAGGCGGTTCGAACCGAGCTGGCCGGAATTCCCAGAGAAGGAGTGGGGCGCGGCGATCGACCTCGAAACCGGCGCGCTCGGGCCCCTCACGGGCGACAAGGCGCCGACCTGCGGCGCATGGCATGCGCGCCATCCGGCGACCGGCGAGCCGGTCGAGGGACGCCGGCTCGAGGTGTGGGCCGAGATCGCCGAAGCGGCGGTCCGCGCCCACCGGCAGTTCGCCTCGAAGGTCGTGGTCGGCTGGGACATCGCGATGACGCCCGAGGGGCCCATGCTCCTCGAAGGCAACGCCAACATGGACTACGCCTTCATCCAGCGCTGCTATCGCGAGCCGGTCGCGGCCTCGCCGCTCGGCCCATTGCTCGACCGCCAGCTCGACCGGCTGGTCGCGCGCAACCTCGCCGAACTGCCCGCCGCCCGGGCGCCGACCGTGCTCGCCGTCACGCGGACGCGCTGA
- a CDS encoding glutathione S-transferase C-terminal domain-containing protein encodes MGLLVEGRWQDRWYDTSTSGGRFERQASQFRNWLTQDGAPGPSGDGGFEAEAGRYCLYVSLACPWAHRTLVVRKLKGLEKLIDVFVVDPRMGEEGWVFGDFPGATPDAVNGARRLYEVYLKAAPGATTRVTVPVLWDKARNTIVSNESAEIIRMLNAAFDGLTGNSVDLYPEPLRDEIDALNARVYERVNNGVYRAGFATSQAAYEEAYLALFDELDWLDAQLGRRRFLTGARITEADVRLFTTLIRFDAVYVGHFKCNGRRIADYPNLSGYLRDLYQRPAFRETVNFAHINTHYYWSHPTINPTRIVPLGPELDLDAAHGRESLD; translated from the coding sequence ATGGGATTGCTGGTCGAGGGCCGCTGGCAGGACAGGTGGTACGACACGTCGACGTCCGGCGGCCGGTTCGAGCGCCAGGCCTCGCAGTTCCGCAACTGGCTGACGCAAGACGGCGCGCCCGGCCCATCGGGCGACGGCGGGTTCGAGGCCGAGGCCGGGCGCTACTGCCTCTACGTCTCGCTCGCCTGCCCATGGGCGCACCGCACGCTGGTCGTCCGCAAGCTGAAGGGCCTCGAGAAGCTCATCGACGTCTTCGTCGTCGACCCGCGCATGGGCGAGGAGGGCTGGGTGTTCGGCGATTTCCCGGGCGCGACGCCGGACGCCGTCAACGGCGCAAGGCGGCTCTACGAGGTGTACCTGAAGGCCGCGCCCGGAGCGACGACGCGCGTCACGGTCCCCGTGCTTTGGGACAAGGCGCGAAACACGATTGTCTCGAACGAGTCGGCCGAGATCATCCGCATGCTCAACGCGGCCTTCGACGGGCTGACGGGCAATTCAGTAGACCTTTACCCCGAGCCGCTGCGGGACGAGATCGACGCGCTCAACGCGCGGGTCTACGAGCGGGTCAACAACGGCGTCTATCGCGCCGGCTTCGCGACGTCGCAAGCGGCCTATGAGGAGGCTTATCTCGCGCTGTTCGACGAACTTGACTGGCTCGACGCGCAGTTGGGGCGGCGACGCTTCCTGACGGGCGCCAGGATCACCGAGGCGGACGTGCGCCTCTTCACAACGCTCATCCGCTTCGACGCCGTCTATGTCGGGCACTTCAAGTGCAACGGGCGGAGGATCGCGGACTATCCGAACCTGTCGGGCTATCTGCGCGATCTCTACCAGCGCCCCGCCTTCCGTGAGACGGTGAATTTCGCGCATATCAATACGCACTATTACTGGTCGCACCCGACCATCAATCCGACGCGCATCGTCCCACTTGGGCCCGAGCTCGACCTCGACGCGGCCCATGGGCGGGAGAGTTTGGA
- a CDS encoding extensin family protein, with protein MRTSVAYGLLLGCLAATLSGCSFVQKPQREAWRGQVELACLKSRQIVPTSFTRPIKEIEGPGTCGVNHPFEISAFSDGAVYVSPTARLGCPMAAAMNRWMTEVVQPTAMARLGVRVAEIKNMASYGCRTRNNRRGAKLSEHSFGNGLDIGGFILTDGREVSVLKDWRRGDPAVQAFLREVHAGACGMFKTVLGPGSDRFHENHLHLDLARHGRTNSAYCRPKPVEPEPAMVQAPSGGGRPSGYGAAAYPDQSGYGQRHSEPARGGYGAAADPQAEEGYPLEDGEEPALSYAPKQKLPDVFGAIIKDWPNPDEDFAGLEGDE; from the coding sequence ATGAGGACCAGTGTTGCGTACGGCCTCTTGTTGGGCTGCCTTGCGGCGACGCTCTCGGGCTGCAGCTTCGTTCAGAAGCCGCAGCGCGAGGCGTGGCGCGGCCAGGTCGAGCTCGCGTGCCTCAAGTCCAGGCAGATCGTCCCGACCTCGTTCACGAGGCCGATCAAGGAGATCGAGGGGCCGGGCACCTGCGGCGTAAACCACCCCTTCGAGATCTCGGCCTTTTCGGACGGCGCCGTCTACGTCTCGCCGACGGCCAGGCTCGGCTGCCCGATGGCGGCGGCGATGAACCGCTGGATGACAGAGGTCGTCCAGCCGACCGCGATGGCGCGCCTCGGCGTGCGGGTCGCCGAGATCAAGAACATGGCCTCCTATGGCTGCCGCACCCGCAACAACCGGCGCGGCGCGAAGCTCTCTGAGCATTCTTTCGGCAACGGCCTCGACATTGGCGGCTTCATCCTGACCGACGGCCGCGAGGTTTCCGTGCTGAAGGACTGGCGGCGGGGCGATCCGGCCGTACAGGCGTTCCTGCGCGAGGTCCACGCCGGCGCCTGCGGTATGTTCAAGACGGTGCTGGGACCCGGCTCTGACCGCTTCCACGAAAACCACCTGCATCTCGACCTCGCCCGCCACGGCAGGACCAACAGCGCCTATTGCCGGCCGAAGCCGGTCGAGCCGGAGCCCGCGATGGTTCAGGCGCCTTCGGGCGGCGGCAGGCCGAGCGGGTATGGCGCTGCGGCCTATCCCGACCAGAGCGGATACGGCCAGCGACATAGCGAGCCGGCGCGGGGCGGTTACGGCGCCGCCGCCGATCCGCAGGCCGAAGAGGGCTATCCGCTCGAGGACGGCGAAGAGCCGGCGCTGAGCTACGCCCCGAAGCAGAAGCTGCCGGATGTTTTCGGCGCGATCATCAAGGACTGGCCGAACCCGGACGAGGACTTCGCGGGACTGGAAGGCGACGAGTAG
- a CDS encoding DUF3617 family protein, translating into MAATADDDMTPAPFLAAIIAAIALATTAVAAEIPGRAPGLWRTTTTVDGKSTAETRCIRAGDRENFLKFAAKTSCRRRPSRISGGYELVTVCPLRGTILKGRLQLKGEFATDVRGAVVMRLESAHDGSEISTSRYSFTSRRVGDCAAKDKARL; encoded by the coding sequence ATGGCCGCAACCGCCGACGACGACATGACGCCAGCCCCGTTCCTCGCCGCCATCATCGCCGCGATCGCCCTTGCGACGACCGCCGTGGCCGCGGAGATCCCCGGCCGCGCGCCGGGCCTCTGGCGCACGACCACCACGGTCGACGGGAAATCCACCGCCGAGACGCGCTGCATCCGGGCGGGCGACCGCGAAAACTTCCTCAAATTCGCGGCGAAGACCTCGTGCCGCAGGCGGCCGAGCCGGATTTCCGGCGGATACGAGCTCGTCACCGTCTGTCCCTTGCGCGGAACGATCCTCAAGGGCCGACTGCAGCTGAAGGGGGAATTCGCCACTGATGTGCGCGGAGCCGTCGTGATGCGGCTCGAAAGCGCCCATGACGGTTCGGAGATATCCACCTCGCGCTACAGCTTCACGAGCCGCCGCGTCGGAGACTGCGCCGCGAAGGACAAAGCGCGCCTGTGA
- a CDS encoding cysteine hydrolase family protein produces MSEAPKTLLELAGANPAPASLKDATLVVIDAQNEYVDGPIALPAVGPALKAIASLLADARAAGTPIVHLAHRAPAGVFVEGTEGAEIAPQAAPKQGEPVFKKELPNGFTNPEFAPALAKLGRKNLILTGFMTHMCVDSTARAAVDLGYGVTIVENATASRPLPGAVGKPSRSAQEVHDGALSSLADLFAVVVPDASKLG; encoded by the coding sequence ATGTCCGAAGCGCCCAAAACCCTGCTCGAACTCGCCGGCGCGAACCCCGCCCCCGCTTCGCTCAAGGATGCGACGCTCGTGGTGATCGACGCACAGAACGAATATGTCGACGGTCCGATCGCGTTGCCCGCCGTCGGGCCGGCGCTCAAGGCGATCGCGAGCTTGCTGGCGGACGCGCGCGCCGCCGGCACGCCGATCGTGCACCTCGCCCATCGCGCGCCCGCGGGCGTCTTCGTCGAGGGCACGGAAGGCGCAGAGATCGCCCCTCAAGCCGCCCCGAAGCAGGGCGAGCCGGTGTTCAAGAAAGAACTGCCGAACGGCTTCACCAATCCGGAGTTCGCGCCGGCGCTCGCAAAACTCGGCCGCAAGAACCTGATCCTGACCGGCTTCATGACGCACATGTGCGTGGATTCGACCGCGCGCGCCGCGGTCGATCTCGGCTACGGCGTCACCATCGTCGAGAACGCGACCGCCAGCCGGCCGCTGCCGGGCGCGGTCGGCAAGCCGTCGCGCTCCGCGCAGGAGGTCCATGACGGGGCGCTGTCGAGCCTCGCGGACCTGTTCGCCGTCGTGGTGCCGGACGCGTCCAAGCTTGGCTGA
- the panB gene encoding 3-methyl-2-oxobutanoate hydroxymethyltransferase: MSVHQPTPVEGGAAKKPVTVSAIRNAKGKDPLVCLTAYTAPVAQALDEACDLLLVGDSLGMVVYGMESTIPVTLDMMIAHGAAVVRGSKHALVVVDLPFGSYQESPAQAFRNSSRILAETGCDAVKLEGGAVMAETINFLTQRGIPVLAHIGLQPQSVNALGGYAARGREAAEAEQIVADARAVADAGAFAMVVEGVVAPLAARITSTVRVPTIGIGASAECDGQILVTDDMMGMTFGHVPKFVRRYADVGGTIREAAQAYAEDVRARRFPAEEHLYGAKPKIAAG, from the coding sequence ATGAGCGTGCATCAACCGACGCCCGTCGAGGGCGGCGCGGCCAAGAAGCCCGTCACCGTGTCCGCGATCCGCAACGCCAAGGGCAAGGACCCGCTGGTCTGCCTCACCGCCTATACCGCGCCGGTCGCACAGGCGCTGGACGAGGCCTGCGACCTGCTGCTGGTCGGCGACAGCCTCGGCATGGTGGTCTACGGCATGGAGTCGACCATTCCGGTCACGCTCGACATGATGATCGCGCATGGCGCGGCGGTCGTGCGCGGGTCAAAACACGCGCTCGTCGTGGTCGACCTGCCGTTCGGCTCCTATCAGGAAAGCCCGGCTCAGGCGTTCCGCAACTCGTCCCGCATCCTCGCCGAGACCGGCTGCGACGCCGTCAAGCTCGAGGGCGGCGCGGTGATGGCCGAGACCATCAATTTTCTGACCCAGCGCGGCATCCCCGTGCTCGCTCATATCGGGCTTCAGCCGCAGTCGGTGAACGCGCTCGGCGGATACGCCGCGCGCGGACGGGAGGCGGCGGAAGCCGAGCAGATCGTCGCCGACGCCCGAGCGGTCGCGGACGCGGGCGCCTTCGCCATGGTGGTCGAGGGCGTGGTGGCGCCGCTCGCGGCGCGCATCACCTCGACGGTGCGGGTGCCGACCATCGGCATCGGCGCCTCGGCCGAATGCGACGGCCAGATCCTCGTCACCGACGACATGATGGGCATGACGTTCGGCCACGTGCCGAAGTTCGTGCGCCGCTACGCGGACGTGGGCGGGACGATCAGGGAAGCCGCGCAGGCCTATGCCGAGGACGTGCGCGCGAGGCGCTTCCCCGCGGAGGAGCACCTTTACGGGGCGAAGCCGAAGATCGCGGCGGGCTAA